From one Bacteroidota bacterium genomic stretch:
- a CDS encoding HAMP domain-containing histidine kinase yields MRNIFRNGSMTIQVKFAVYNAVSKALIILAFIALLPLLVERIVYDHIDKRLTARSERVLLTVKKGSIADIVREQDCSFESYNILKEEFVAIYPIIDPQLMEQGTQIKNETWSIEGEQLQHRIIKRPFLYDNQMYELNIGEGIGTINELRSIIQKFLLFMMLAVILVSLFIDLGFVRLLLKPLNKIISTKLLPVPSPTSFDFRPISSTTSEFNKLDSRINEMMHKLKDTFQIEKEFISNVSHELQTPISIIQNRVENIMIEGNVSDEVMIKLTDSQRTLNRMSRIIKALLLISKIENDQYLKQEHIQMNALLDEVLEEIEERLNEREIKLYKHFYEDLSYGPCNKTLLFTMFMNLVNNAIKYNRPGGSLMITTRKAEGKFQVEIKDTGIGMEKVELPSIFDRFKRLNKSKADGYGLGLPIVKTIASFHQIEVKVDSEPEIGTVFTFQFSSKIPFHLSNICSVAFSIKPLALSFSHLFSPLQFRSPAEL; encoded by the coding sequence GTGCGCAACATCTTCAGAAACGGATCCATGACCATTCAGGTAAAATTCGCAGTTTACAATGCCGTTTCCAAAGCTTTAATTATTCTTGCCTTTATTGCATTACTTCCCCTGCTTGTTGAACGGATTGTGTATGACCATATCGACAAGCGACTAACCGCCCGCAGCGAACGTGTGCTCCTCACCGTAAAAAAAGGAAGTATTGCAGATATTGTACGCGAACAGGATTGCAGTTTTGAAAGTTACAATATTTTGAAGGAAGAATTTGTCGCGATTTATCCGATAATCGATCCACAGTTAATGGAACAAGGCACTCAGATAAAAAATGAGACCTGGTCCATCGAAGGCGAACAATTGCAGCACCGTATTATCAAAAGACCTTTTTTATATGACAACCAAATGTACGAGCTCAATATTGGTGAAGGTATTGGCACCATCAATGAGCTACGATCCATCATTCAAAAATTCTTATTGTTTATGATGCTGGCAGTCATTCTGGTTTCCCTTTTTATAGACTTAGGCTTCGTACGATTGCTATTGAAACCACTGAATAAAATTATCAGCACAAAACTTTTACCTGTCCCCTCTCCTACTTCCTTTGACTTTCGACCGATCTCCAGTACTACCTCTGAATTCAACAAACTGGATTCCCGTATCAACGAAATGATGCATAAGCTGAAAGACACCTTTCAAATAGAAAAGGAATTCATCAGTAATGTATCGCATGAATTACAAACGCCCATCAGCATCATTCAAAACCGGGTGGAAAACATTATGATTGAAGGAAATGTTTCAGATGAGGTGATGATAAAGCTGACCGATTCACAACGCACATTGAACAGAATGAGTCGGATTATCAAAGCGCTTTTATTGATTTCCAAAATTGAAAATGATCAATACTTAAAGCAAGAGCATATTCAGATGAACGCGCTGCTCGATGAAGTGCTTGAAGAAATAGAAGAACGCCTCAACGAAAGGGAAATTAAACTCTATAAACATTTCTACGAAGACCTTTCCTATGGTCCATGCAATAAGACACTCCTCTTTACCATGTTCATGAATCTGGTCAATAATGCCATCAAGTACAACAGACCCGGTGGTAGTTTAATGATAACGACCAGAAAAGCAGAAGGTAAATTTCAGGTTGAAATTAAAGATACCGGCATCGGTATGGAGAAAGTGGAGCTCCCCAGTATTTTCGATCGATTTAAACGCCTCAACAAAAGCAAAGCTGATGGTTATGGTCTCGGACTACCCATCGTCAAGACGATTGCAAGTTTTCATCAGATAGAAGTAAAAGTAGATTCCGAACCTGAAATAGGAACGGTGTTTACCTTCCAATTTAGTTCCAAAATCCCTTTTCATCTTTCAAATATTTGTTCAGTAGCGTTTTCGATCAAACCCCTCGCGCTCTCGTTTTCCCACCTTTTTTCCCCCTTACAATTTCGCTCTCCTGCTGAATTGTGA